From the Actinomycetes bacterium genome, one window contains:
- a CDS encoding purine-nucleoside phosphorylase: MSETPADPYALAGEAAARLRELTGADRHDVALVMGSGWVPAAELLGETVAELPVTELPGFHAAAVEGHAGTLRSVHVGDSTRALVFLGRTHLYEGRGVAAVVHGVRTAVAAGARTVVLTNGCGGLRPTFSPGQPVLISDHINLTATSPIVGPRFVDLTDLYSTRTRTLCKAIDPSLEEGVYVQLPGPHYETPAEIGMVRAIGGDLVGMSTTLEAIAAREAGAEVLGLSLVTNLAAGMTGEPLDHEEVLEAGRAAATRMGELLAQVVPQL, encoded by the coding sequence GTGAGCGAGACGCCAGCAGACCCGTATGCCCTCGCCGGCGAGGCCGCCGCGCGGCTGCGCGAGCTGACCGGCGCCGACCGGCACGACGTCGCCCTCGTGATGGGCTCCGGCTGGGTGCCCGCCGCCGAGCTGCTCGGCGAGACGGTGGCCGAGCTGCCGGTGACGGAGCTGCCGGGCTTCCACGCAGCCGCGGTGGAGGGGCACGCCGGCACGCTGCGGTCGGTGCACGTCGGCGACTCCACCCGGGCGCTGGTCTTTCTCGGCCGCACCCACCTGTACGAGGGGCGTGGCGTGGCCGCCGTCGTGCACGGCGTCCGGACCGCGGTCGCGGCCGGCGCGCGCACCGTGGTGCTGACCAACGGGTGCGGCGGCCTGCGGCCGACCTTCTCCCCCGGCCAGCCGGTGCTCATCAGCGACCACATCAACCTGACCGCGACCTCGCCGATCGTCGGGCCGCGATTCGTCGACCTGACCGACCTCTACTCCACCCGGACCCGCACGCTGTGCAAGGCCATCGACCCCTCGCTGGAGGAGGGTGTCTACGTCCAGCTCCCGGGCCCGCACTACGAGACACCCGCCGAGATCGGCATGGTCCGGGCCATCGGGGGCGACCTGGTCGGCATGTCCACGACGCTCGAGGCGATCGCCGCACGGGAAGCCGGCGCCGAGGTGCTCGGGCTGTCGCTGGTCACCAACCTCGCGGCGGGCATGACCGGCGAGCCGCTCGACCACGAGGAGGTCCTCGAGGCCGGCCGGGCAGCGGCGACCCGCATGGGCGAGCTGCTGGCCCAGGTGGTGCCGCAGCTGTGA
- a CDS encoding cupin domain-containing protein, producing MAVLEARNIDKPDERRDFPRGHLDAVHLPGGVICGRTTFGTGWRWSESVKPIAGTDSCMFHHVGYVLSGRMQVRLDDGAELEIGPGDAFEIAPGHDAWTVGDEDCVTVDFTTEDDPRFAAAR from the coding sequence ATGGCGGTCCTCGAGGCCCGCAACATCGACAAGCCCGACGAGCGGCGGGACTTCCCGCGCGGTCACCTGGACGCGGTGCACCTGCCGGGCGGCGTGATCTGCGGGCGGACCACGTTCGGCACCGGCTGGCGCTGGTCCGAGTCGGTCAAGCCGATCGCCGGCACCGACAGCTGCATGTTCCACCACGTCGGCTACGTGCTCTCGGGCCGGATGCAGGTGCGGCTCGACGACGGCGCCGAGCTGGAGATCGGGCCCGGCGACGCCTTCGAGATCGCTCCCGGCCACGACGCCTGGACCGTCGGCGACGAGGACTGCGTCACGGTCGACTTCACGACCGAGGACGACCCGCGCTTCGCCGCCGCTCGCTGA